In one Juglans regia cultivar Chandler chromosome 11, Walnut 2.0, whole genome shotgun sequence genomic region, the following are encoded:
- the LOC108984519 gene encoding T-complex protein 1 subunit beta yields the protein MAIDRIFKDEASEEKGERARMASFIGAIAIADLVKTTLGPKGMDKILQSTGRGRVVTVTNDGATILKSLHIDNPAAKVLVDISKVQDDEVGDGTTSVVVLAGELLREAEKLVAAKIHPMTIISGYRMAVECARDALLQKVMDNKEDAEKFKSDLMKIAMTTLSSKILSQDKEHFARLAVDAVMRLKGSTNLESIQIIKKPGGSLKESFLDEGFILDKKIGIGQPKRIENAKILVANTAMDTDKVKIYGARVRVDSMSRVADIEAAEKEKMREKVQKIIAHGINCFVNRQLIYNFPEELFADAGILAIEHADFDGIERLALVTGGEIASTFDNPESVKLGHCKLIEEIMIGEDKLIHFSGVELGQACTIVLRGASHHVLDEAERSLHDALCVLSQTVNDSRVLLGGGWPEMVMAKEVDELARKTPGKKSHAIEAFSRALVAIPTIIADNAGLDSAELVAQLRAEHQKEECTAGIDVISGSVGDMAQLGISEAFKVKQAVLLSATEAAEMILRVDEIITCAPRKRENRM from the exons ATGGCG ATCGACAGAATTTTTAAAGATGAAGCCAGTGAAGAAAAGGGGGAGCGTGCCAGAATG GCATCGTTTATCGGTGCAATAGCAATTGCTGACTTGGTCAAGACAACCTTGGGGCCAAAGGGAATG GATAAAATTTTGCAATCGACGGGTAGAGGACGTGTAGTCACAGTTACAAATGATGGTGCCACCATTTTGAAGTCCCTTCATATAGACAACCCAGCTGCTAAAGTTCTTGTTG ATATTTCAAAAGTTCAAGATGATGAAGTTGGCGATGGGACAACTTCCGTTGTTGTCTTGGCCGGGGAACTTCTGAGGGAGGCAGAAAAGCTTGTTGCAGCAAAGATACACCCAATGACAATAATATCAG GTTATCGAATGGCTGTGGAATGTGCACGTGATGCTCTGTTGCAGAAAGTCATGGATAATAAAGAGGATGCag AGAAATTCAAGTCAGACTTGATGAAGATTGCAATGACCACTCTGAGTTCCAAGATACTATCACAGGATAAGGAACATTTTGCAAGACTGGCAGTGGATGCTGTTATGAGGCTAAAG GGAAGCACAAACTTAGAGTCCATCCAAATTATTAAGAAGCCTGGAGGATCGCTAAAGGAATCCTTTTTAGACGAAGG ATTTATTCTTGACAAGAAAATTGGTATTGGACAACCAAAACGCATAGAAAATGCAAAGATTTTGGTGGCAAACACTGCAATGGACACGGATAAAGTGAAGATATATGGGGCCCGTGTCCGTGTTGATTCAATGTCCAGGGTTGCTGATATTGAAGCGGCTGAGAAGGAaaagatgagagaaaaagtgCAAAAGATCATTGCTCATGGCATCAACTGCTTTGTTAACAGACAGTTAATTTACAACTTTCCTGAAGAACTTTTTGCAGATGCGGGTATACTTGCGATTGAACATGCAGATTTTGATGGGATTGAGCGCCTTGCTTTAGTTACTGGTGGTGAAATTGCATCAACTTTCGACAATCCAGAATCGGTTAAGCTTGGTCACTGCAAGCTCATTGAGGAAATTATGATTGGCGAGGACAAGTTGATCCACTTTTCTGGTGTTGAATTGGGTCAGGCTTGCACAATAGTATTGAGAGGTGCAAG cCACCATGTTCTTGACGAGGCTGAAAGGTCTCTTCATGACGCTTTGTGTGTCCTGTCACAGACTGTCAATGACAGTAGGGTTTTGCTTGGAGGTGGGTGGCCTGAGATGGTGATGGCCAAGGAGGTGGATGAACTGGCACGTAAGACTCCTGGGAAGAAGTCTCATGCTATCGAAGCTTTTTCTCGGGCACTAGTGGCCATTCCTACGATCATTGCTGACAATGCTGGTTTGGACAGTGCTGAGTTGGTTGCTCAGCTCCGTGCTGAGCACCAGAAGGAGGAATGCACTGCAGGGATTGATGTCATCTCTGGATCT GTAGGAGATATGGCACAACTGGGAATCTCTGAAGCATTCAAAGTCAAGCAGGCCGTATTGCTCTCTGCCACTGAGGCTGCTGAGATGATTCTCCGAGTTGATGAAATCATCACCTGTGCTccaaggaagagagaaaataggATGTGA
- the LOC108984520 gene encoding tRNA pseudouridine synthase Pus10 — translation MEPEVVHNISATVEGQDISGYDDVRALHDVVQGLPSHVMKDLLSIGVCARCIFRLFGIRGNIYSCSLLSSSMLSSVLGEQRHADEDMVDIGSEEHKNPIRLPASEVSEVDAVLCTLCLGILQFTYCDDKELVVKKSAKDMAVAISELLRREWHQIDSFSLEVSIPPIVLENDSSVWLYMKRKYGSELCFQGKILSQRISTVEALILCLAKPLETLLDCKSGASDIRICLTFTHSKASKMVHSIAVSKHGFKRTKTGIENYIDSVDDSVVGDIECSDLADVTIQRSFGGSQDNGSSQSLKFPPEKVEACRLVFLCYRNPIFFGGRYLKYSRNVSQTRWIIDDERKGEASVEEIVGGNILPMCQGDNYKFHAAGREDIDVRMLGSGRPFLVEIQNARHIPSEAFVKEIETKINNLENKLVEVKNLKAVGSQGWDLMREGEAEKQKQYAALVWISCPLKDEDLDSIASFKDMKVLQRTPIRVLHRRSPLEREKIIHWMKIEKIAGSNHYFLLHLCTQAGTYIKEFVHGDLGRTHPSVGSLLGCRAEILQLDVTDVKMDCF, via the exons ATGGAGCCTGAGGTGGTGCATAATATCTCCGCCACCGTGGAAGGCCAGGACATCTCCGGTTATGACGATGTGCGGGCTCTTCACGACGTCGTTCAAGGTCTGCCTTCACACGTCATGAAGGACTTGCTGTCCATCGGG GTATGTGCCCGGTGCATCTTTCGGCTGTTTGGGATACGTGGAAACATATATTCTTGCTCCTTGCTCTCATCTTCGATGTTGAGTTCAGTTCTTGGAGAACAAAGACATGCGGATGAAGACATGGTAGACATTGGTTCTGAAGAACATAAAAACCCAATCAGACTGCCTGCTTCTGAGGTATCAGAAGTTGATGCCGTACTTTGTACCCTTTGTTTAGGTATCTTGCAGTTTACCTATTGCGATGACAAAGAACTGGTGGTGAAAAAAAGTGCCAAAGATATGGCTGTTGCTATTTCTGAGCTGCTGAGGCGAGAGTGGCATCAGATTGATAGCTTTTCTCTTGAAGTTTCCATACCTCCAATTGTCCTTGAAAATGACAGCTCAGTTTG GTTGTACATGAAAAGAAAGTATGGGTCTGAACTTTGTTTCCAAGGGAAGATACTGTCTCAACGTATATCTACTGTGGAAGCCTTAATATTGTGTTTGGCAAAACCTCTTGAAACATTATTG GATTGTAAATCAGGTGCAAGTGATATCCGCATCTGTTTGACCTTCACGCACTCTAAGGCATCGAAAATGGTTCATAGCATTGCAGTGAGCAAACATGGTTTCAAGAGAACAAAAACAG GCATCGAAAACTATATAGACTCCGTTGATGATTCTGTAGTTGGAGACATTGAATGCTCTGATTTGGCTGATGTTACCATTCAAAGGTCTTTTGGTGGTTCGCAGGATAATGGATCTTCTCAGAGTCTCAAATTTCCTCCAGAAAAA GTTGAAGCCTGTCGTCTGGTGTTTCTTTGCTACAGGAACCCTATCTTTTTCGGTGGGAGATACCTGAAG TACTCAAGAAATGTGAGTCAAACACGATGGATCATTGATGATGAAAGAAAGGGAGAAGCATCTGTTGAG GAGATAGTAGGTGGCAACATCCTTCCTATGTGTCAGGGTGACAATTATAAGTTTCATGCTGCTGGAAGAGAGGATATTGAT GTTCGGATGTTGGGTTCAGGTAGGCCTTTCCTGGTTGAGATACAAAATGCCCGCCATATACCATCTGAGGCATTTGTgaaagaaatagaaacaaaGATAAATAACTTGGAAAATAAATTG GTTGaagtaaaaaatttgaaagctGTTGGCAGCCAGGGGTGGGACCTGATGCGTGAAGGAGAAGCAGAGAAGCAG AAACAATATGCTGCATTAGTGTGGATTTCATGCCCACTCAAGGATGAAGACTTGGATTCTATTGCCTCATTCAAGGACATG AAAGTTTTGCAGAGGACCCCAATAAGGGTGCTTCATCGTCGGAGTCCATTAGAACGTGAAAAGATAATACATTG GATGAAAATTGAGAAGATTGCTGGAAGtaatcattattttcttttacatttatgCACTCAg GCTGGAACATATATCAAAGAGTTTGTCCACGGGGATCTTGGCCGTACACATCCTAG TGTTGGATCACTCCTAGGTTGCAGAGCAGAGATACTGCAACTTGATGTTACAGATGTGAAAATGGACTGTTTCTGA
- the LOC108984529 gene encoding prolyl endopeptidase-like — MLSLAAHTHAILTLPAFNVPRSTRRQLCLAVLSQRLRLLKQTPNPKPEPYFKIFKSSTSVSSCSSRTMVSLCAVAEPLLYPTARRDESVVDDYHGVKFADPYRWLEDPDAEEVKEFVQKQVKLTESVLEKCESREKLREKITKLFDYPRYDAPFRRGDKYFYFHNTGLQAQNVLYVQDSLDGKPEVLLDPNVLSEDGTVSLNMLSVSEDAKYLAYGLSTSGSDWVTIKVMRVDDKKVEADTLSWVKFSCISWTHDGKGFFYSRYPAPKKGDNVDAGTETNSNLYHELYYHLLGTNQSEDILCWRDSENPKYMFEADVTDDGKYVLLYIEEDCDPVNKFYYCDLSVLPNGLEGLKGKNDLLPFIKHIDEFGAQYRVIANDNTEFTFRTNKDAPKYKLVRVDLKEPTVWSDVIQEAENDVLESACAVNGNQMIVRYLSDVKYILQIRDLKSGSFLHQLPIDIGTVYGISARREDNIVFIGFTSFLSPGIIYQCNLEAGVPKLKIFREIDVPGFDRSEFYVDQVFATSKDGTKIPMFIVARKNILLDGSHPCLLYGYGGFNVSLTPSFSVGRIVLTRHLGTVYCIANIRGGGEYGEEWHKAGSLAKKQNCFDDFISAGEYLISAGYTQPKKLCIEGGSNGGLLIGACINQRPDLFGCALAHVGVMDMLRFHKFTIGHAWTSDFGCSDKEEEFHWLIKYSPLHNVRRPWEQHPDQPSQYPPTMLLTADHDDRVVPLHSLKLLATMQYVLCTSLEKSPQVNPIIGRIECKAGHGAGRPTQKLIDEAADRYGFMAKMLDASWID, encoded by the exons ATGTTGTCATTAGCTGCCCACACTCACGCCATTCTCACTCTTCCCGCTTTCAATGTCCCCCGAAGCACTCGCCGCCAACTATGTCTCGCTGTATTAAGCCAACGCTTGCGTTTACTCAAACAGACCCCAAACCCAAAGCCCGagccatattttaaaatattcaaatcttcTACCTCTGTTTCTTCGTGCTCAAGCCGTACAATGGTTTCCCTTTGTGCCGTTGCAGAACCGTTGCTCTACCCGACTGCTCGCAGGGACGAGTCCGTCGTCGACGACTACCACGGCGTTAAGTTCGCAGACCCTTATCGATG GCTTGAGGATCCTGACGCGGAGGAAGTGAAAGAGTTTGTGCAGAAGCAGGTGAAATTGACTGAATCGGTGCTCGAGAAATGCGAGTCGAGAGAGAAGCTTCGCGAGAAGATCACAAAACTCTTCGATTATCCGCGTTACGATGCGCCTTTCAGGCGAGGGGACAAGTACTTTTACTTTCACAACACTGGGCTTCAAGCCCAAAACGTCCTCTACGTACAG GATAGCTTGGACGGAAAACCTGAAGTATTGCTGGATCCAAATGTGCTTAGTGAAGATGGAACTGTCTCTTTAAACATGCTTTCGGTTAGTGAGGATGCCAAGTACTTGGCTTACGGGCTTAGTACGAGCGGTAGCGATTGGGTGACAATCAAAGTAATGCGGGTTGACGACAAAAAGGTTGAAGCTGATACTTTATCATGG GTTAAGTTTTCGTGTATTAGTTGGACACATGATGGCAAAGGGTTTTTCTATAGCCGATACCCTGCTCCCAA AAAAGGAGATAATGTAGACGCTGGGACGGAGACTAATTCTAACCTTTACCATGAGTTATACTATCATCTCTTGGGCACGAATCAATCTGAAGATATTTTATGCTGGAGAGACTCTGAAAATCCGAAATACATGTTTGAAGCTGATGTTACAGATGATGGGAAG TATGTTCTTTTGTACATTGAGGAGGATTGTGACCCTGTCAACAAATTTTATTACTGTGATCTGTCTGTACTTCCTAATGGACTTGAAGGTCTGAAGGGAAAAAATGATTTGCTCCCATTTATTAAGCATATTGATGAATTTGGTGCACAGTATCGTGTGATTGCAAATGATAACACGGAATTTACTTTTCGAACAAATAAAGATGCACCAAAGTATAAGTTAGTTCGAGTAGATCTGAAGGAACCAACTGTTTGGAGTGATGTTATCCAAGAGGCAGAGAATGATGTACTTGAATCAGCTTGTGCCGTTAATGGTAACCAAATGATTGTGAGATACTTGAGTGATGTTAAGTATATTCTGCAGATAAGGGACTTGAAGTCAGGTTCCTTCCTTCATCAGTTACCCATTGACATTGGGACAGTTTATGGGATTTCTGCAAGGCGTGAagataatattgtttttattgggTTTACAAGCTTTCTTAGCCCTGGTATTATTTATCAGTGCAACTTAGAAGCTGGTGTCCCTAAGTTGAAGATATTTCGTGAAATTGATGTTCCTGGGTTTGATCGCTCGGAGTTTTATGTTGATCAG GTTTTTGCCACCAGTAAGGATGGTACCAAGATACCAATGTTCATCGTGGCCAGAAAGAATATTCTTTTGGATGGATCACACCCTTGTTTGTTATATGGATATGGTGGATTTAATGTTAGTCTTACGCCATCATTCAGTGTTGGTCGTATTGTACTCACAAGGCATCTAGGCACTGTTTATTGCATAGCAAACATTCGTGGCGGTGGAGAGTATGGAGAGGAATGGCATAAAGCAGGCTCACTTGCAAAGAAGCAGAACTGCTTTGATGACTTCATTTCTGCTGGCGAATACCTTATATCTGCTGGTTATACCCAGCCCAAGAAGTTGTGTATTGAAGGTGGAAGCAATGGTGGGCTTCTTATAGGGGCTTGCATAAATCAG agaCCTGATCTTTTTGGTTGTGCTTTGGCTCATGTCGGGGTTATGGACATGCTGCGATTCCATAAGTTCACCATAG GCCATGCATGGACTTCTGATTTTGGTTGTTCAGACAAAGAGGAAGAGTTCCATTGGCTAATCAA GTATTCTCCACTGCATAATGTCAGGAGACCTTGGGAACAGCATCCGGATCAACCTTCCCAGTACCCACCCACAATGTTATTGACTGCTGATCATGATGATAGGGTTGTGCCATTGCACTCATTGAAGTTATTGGCG ACCATGCAATATGTTCTTTGCACGAGCTTGGAGAAGAGCCCCCAAGTCAATCCTATTATCGGTCGCATCGAGTGCAAGGCCGGACATGGGGCTGGACGTCCTACACAGAAATTG ATTGACGAAGCTGCTGACCGTTACGGTTTTATGGCGAAGATGTTGGATGCTTCATGGATCGACTAG